One window of Perca flavescens isolate YP-PL-M2 chromosome 6, PFLA_1.0, whole genome shotgun sequence genomic DNA carries:
- the nes gene encoding nestin codes for MELHSVHQTFHHSRLGEEKHQMLDLNRRLGSYLSRVKLLEEENAALAKEIQALRRSGHGASARRQGLEEELRWVREEVDAAWRDKVHTELEVRRVTEELRTLDMLRRREAQAQAEAKKKMEQSRKELEEEQRAQVWLSEKVNQLEKEMRHLIQTHQEDVAHLEATQLTHSRATMPPTLAQRGKQAPNLLEVEQEYSQRASRAWQEAAEAHQGQLERLEESLNQARSRLAQANQEKSESQLKLRALEKEMASAQDDRLHLEETAARQGDRYSQEIQQLQEHLEGLEAEKEELGQRIDHVVLENRGLLQQKMSLGLEVAAYRALLDGESLGGEIPLLNQPRTITDAVFSPRGIQKNYQTQLCASHKTTSLSSVRGITGRGPTVITATPMWSRKPVTITETPKISMKPAYEYATKSAIRKPSYPKILQNGAVENFRPQEVHEKVTYAEPLSPPNEQEVGTTSGDKENEENRNNVGVEAPEERCIIEAVVSCQVESGLSNEPSLNDEVSQHQLTTPNLLPYHVRMREETCGFSDESDNDVPFEIPAEKEEQHAPIDAWVEKEWRGKAVEHVQEETSVAESEAVIEPNFESRTSSPASECEPEESLFNKVADFNRDENILKEDAVEMRQEIRSSIVGTNETDVEEKLYPDGEEMDTWDSVIERRVDGKTDEGIEKDKEKRHAEPEEDISAREQEHDKKETRQDLVADVEQNHNVASSMMDTQEDDDGQQAVQDHEHAPFPDNGEDDEEEDSQNVSVSWRTELESESYAQDNTLADPRPLIRYKSDETDANTQASHMDESESSEGEQEKKTGETGMWSEGKSTRFGTMEDLCEEVEAEALDEEYNLGYTHIEDSDVVQEMIRNVSDGHSDEETEELSKPMVPTNVYYDELETDRLVEQELENLATDIYSAHFAQQQVKESEEMLRTSLKEMNEQEEAGMSSCEEPEVGVNHQLASSTTTIDQPFGNQYFSDLSMVIPQADTPADDEVQHKDQEAKDAQEKREEEDEHNVSMVTHADVTEDLSGFTDFTSRPDMEETNDSEDPNSVLQVIADEENLKDVAPTAEVKEVAPEEATSESQEHLIEDVADCRELQEVSQTAEWEVLENPSEDFGEIRDQNVECDNVPKSVEIYFHDDGGCDEGIMTGKEEPLEISPDSVPDENDIFVAKDSTEKLNENGKDNGLHGFFSSGLKDDFWASSLETGATYQPNDACNDAAEQTNQNLGFADNSVWGDSENVVNWNSRVDTDSSKVLPAKKEHEQMQQMHSEVKQVFCRNVEGELVHSDESDVEGESWSSGEEPE; via the exons ATGGAGCTCCACAGCGTGCACCAAACCTTCCACCACAGCCGCCTGGGCGAGGAGAAGCACCAGATGCTGGACCTGAACCGACGCCTGGGGTCCTACCTGAGCCGGGTCAAACTCCTGGAGGAGGAGAACGCGGCGCTCGCAAAAGAGATCCAAGCCCTGCGACGCAGCGGCCACGGAGCCTCGGCGCGTAGGCAGGGCCTGGAGGAAGAGCTGCGGTGGGTGAGGGAGGAGGTGGACGCAGCCTGGAGGGACAAGGTCCACACGGAGCTGGAGGTCCGCAGGGTGACCGAGGAGCTCCGAACCCTGGACATGCTGAGGCGGAGGGAGGCTCAGGCTCAGGCGGAGGCCAAGAAGAAGatggagcaaagcaggaaggagctggaggaggagcagagggcTCAGGTCTGGCTGAGTGAGAAGGTCAATCAGCTGGAGAAGGAGATGAGGCACCTTATTCAAACCCATCAGGAGGACGTCGCCCACTTGGAGGCCACCCAATTGACCCATTCCAGAGCCACAATGCCACCCACATTGGCTCAAAGGGGCAAGCAGGCACCAAACCTCCTAGAGGTAGAACAGGAGTACTCGCAGAGGGCCAGCAGGGCATGGCAGGAGGCAGCAGAGGCCCATCAGGGGCAGCTAGAGCGCCTGGAGGAGTCACTTAACCAGGCCAGGAGCCGTTTAGCCCAAGCGAATCAGGAGAAGAGCGAGAGCCAGCTGAAGCTCCGAGCCCTGGAGAAGGAGATGGCCTCAGCACAGGACGACAGGCTGCATCTGGAGGAGACGGCAGCCCGGCAGGGAGACAGATACAGCCAGGAGATCCAGCAACTCCAG GAGCACTTGGAGGGCCTGGAGGCGGAGAAAGAGGAGCTGGGCCAGCGGATTGATCATGTTGTTCTGGAGAACCGAGGCCTGCTGCAGCAGAAGATGTCTCTGGGCCTGGAGGTGGCGGCGTACAG AGCTTTGCTGGACGGTGAAAGCCTTGGGGGAGAGATCCCTTTGTTAAATCAGCCAAGAACTATCACAG ATGCAGTTTTCAGCCCTCGGGGGATTCAAAAGAATTACCAGACCCAGCTGTGCGCTAGCCACAAGACCACTTCCCTCTCATCTGTCCGTGGCATAACAGGAAGAGGGCCAACGGTGATTACTGCAACACCAATGTGGAGTAGAAAACCTGTAACCATCACTGAAACTCCAAAGATTTCCATGAAACCTGCATATGAATATGCAACAAAGTCAGCAATACGGAAACCCTCTTATCCCAAAATACTGCAGAATGGAGCCGTTGAAAATTTCAGACCACAAGAGGTTCATGAGAAAGTCACCTATGCTGAGCCTCTATCTCCTCCCAATGAGCAGGAGGTTGGAACAACATCAGGGGACAAAGAAAATGAAGAGAACCGGAACAATGTTGGTGTGGAAGCTCCCGAGGAAAGATGCATCATAGAGGCAGTTGTCAGTTGTCAGGTTGAGTCTGGCCTCAGCAATGAGCCATCCTTGAATGATGAAGTCAGTCAGCATCAGTTGACCACACCCAACCTTTTACCATACCATGTCCGAATGAGAGAGGAGACCTGTGGTTTCTCGGATGAATCGGATAACGATGTGCCTTTTGAAATACCTGCTGAAAAAGAAGAGCAGCACGCTCCAATTGATGCATGGGTAGAGAAAGAGTGGAGAGGCAAAGCAGTAGAGCATGTGCAAGAGGAAACGTCAGTCGCTGAAAGTGAGGCGGTAATTGAACCAAACTTTGAATCAAGGACGAGTAGTCCAGCGTCTGAATGTGAGCCTGAAGAAAGCTTGTTCAACAAAGTGGCAGACTTCAACCGAGATGAAAACATCTTGAAGGAGGATGCAGTCGAGATGAGGCAAGAAATAAGAAGTTCTATAGTAGGAACAAATGAGACGGATGTTGAAGAGAAGTTGTACCCGGATGGAGAAGAGATGGATACGTGGGATAGTGTAATAGAAAGGAGGGTTGATGGAAAGACAGATGAAGGCATAGAAAAGGATAAAGAAAAACGACACGCTGAACCAGAGGAAGACATATCAGCAAGAGAACAAGAGCATGACAAGAAAGAAACTAGGCAGGATTTGGTCGCTGATGTAGAGCAAAACCATAATGTGGCCTCTTCAATGATGGACACACAAGAAGATGATGATGGACAGCAAGCTGTGCAAGACCATGAGCATGCACCGTTTCCTGACAACGGAGAAGACGATGAAGAGGAAGATTCTCAAAATGTTTCCGTGTCATGGAGAACCGAGCTGGAGAGCGAAAGCTACGCTCAGGATAACACTCTTGCCGACCCTCGTCCTCTGATTCGATACAAGAGTGACGAGACGGACGCCAACACGCAGGCGTCGCACATGGATGAGAGCGAGTCTAGCGAAGGGGAGCAGGAAAAGAAGACCGGAGAGACGGGAATGTGGAGCGAAGGCAAGTCAACGAGATTTGGAACTATGGAGGATCTGTGTGAAGAAGTTGAAGCGGAGGCATTGGATGAGGAATATAATCTGGGATATACTCACATTGAAGACAGTGATGTTGTCCAAGAAATGATCAGAAACGTCAGCGATGGACATTCGGATGAAGAAACTGAAGAACTCTCAAAACCCATGGTACCCACTAATGTGTACTATGATGagttggagacagacagacttgtGGAACAAGAATTAGAAAACCTAGCCACGGACATCTACAGCGCTCACTTTGCACAGCAGCAGGTCAAAGAGAGTGAGGAGATGCTACGTACGTCTCTGAAGGAAATGAACGAGCAAGAAGAGGCTGGAATGTCTTCCTGCGAAGAGCCTGAAGTTGGAGTAAACCACCAACTTGCATCTTCAACTACAACTATAGATCAACCTTTCGGGAACCAATATTTCAGCGATTTGTCAATGGTAATACCTCAAGCAGACACTCCGGCAGATGATGAGGTTCAGCATAAAGATCAAGAAGCTAAGGATGCtcaagagaaaagagaggaagaggatgaaCACAATGTGTCCATGGTGACACACGCTGATGTAACAGAAGATCTCTCTGGCTTTACGGACTTCACCAGCAGGCCTGACATGGAGGAAACCAACGACTCAGAGGATCCGAACTCTGTGTTGCAGGTAATAGCAGATGAGGAAAACCTGAAGGATGTGGCGCCCACCGCTGAGGTGAAAGAGGTTGCACCTGAGGAAGCAACCAGTGAATCTCAAGAACATCTTATTGAGGATGTTGCGGACTGTCGAGAACTTCAAGAAGTTTCACAAACCGCTGAATGGGAAGTCCTGGAGAACCCAAGTGAGGACTTTGGAGAAATCAGAGATCAGAATGTAGAATGTGATAATGTTCCTAAATCAGTTGAAATTTATTTCCACGATGACGGAGGCTGCGATGAGGGAATTATGACAGGTAAAGAGGAGCCCCTCGAGATTTCCCCTGACAGTGTACCTGATGAAAACGATATCTTTGTGGCGAAGGACTCAACAGAAAAATTGAATGAGAATGGCAAAGACAACGGCCTCCATGGTTTCTTCAGCTCTGGCTTAAAGGATGACTTCTGGGCATCCTCCTTGGAGACAGGTGCCACCTATCAACCAAATGATGCCTGTAATGACGCAGCTGAgcaaaccaatcagaatctagGGTTTGCTGACAATTCGGTTTGGGGGGATTCGGAAAATGTGGTTAACTGGAACTCCAGGGTGGATACTGACTCATCGAAAGTCCTGCCCGCAAAGAAAGAGCACGAGCAGATGCAGCAGATGCATTCGGAGGTGAAGCAGGTGTTTTGTAGAAATGTTGAGGGGGAGTTAGTCCATTCGGACGAGTCTGACGTTGAGGGTGAATCCTGGTCATCTGGGGAGGAACCGGAATAA